One stretch of Cervus canadensis isolate Bull #8, Minnesota chromosome 5, ASM1932006v1, whole genome shotgun sequence DNA includes these proteins:
- the PPP6C gene encoding serine/threonine-protein phosphatase 6 catalytic subunit — protein sequence MAPLDLDKYVEIARLCKYLPENDLKRLCDYVCDLLLEESNVQPVSTPVTVCGDIHGQFYDLCELFRTGGQVPDTNYIFMGDFVDRGYYSLETFTYLLALKAKWPDRITLLRGNHESRQITQVYGFYDECQTKYGNANAWRYCTKVFDMLTVAALIDEQILCVHGGLSPDIKTLDQIRTIERNQEIPHKGAFCDLVWSDPEDVDTWAISPRGAGWLFGAKVTNEFVHINNLKLICRAHQLVHEGYKFMFDEKLVTVWSAPNYCYRCGNIASIMVFKDVNTREPKLFRAVPDSERVIPPRTTTPYFL from the exons CGGCTATGTGACTACGTTTGTGATCTCCTGTTGGAAGAGTCAAATGTCCAGCCAGTATCAACACCAGTAACAGTGTGTGGAGACATACATGGACAG ttttatgaCCTTTGTGAACTATTCAGAACTGGAGGTCAGGTTCCTGACACAAACTACATATTTATG GGTGATTTTGTAGACCGAGGTTACTATAGTTTGGAGACCTTCACTTACCTTCTTGCACTAAAGGCTAAATGGCCTGATCGTATTACACTTTTGCGAGGAAATCATGAGAGTAGACAGATAACACAGGTGTATGGATTTTATg ATGAGTGCCAAACCAAATATGGAAATGCTAATGCCTGGAGATACTGTACCAAAGTTTTTGACATGCTGACAGTAGCAGCT TTAATAGATGAGCAGATTTTGTGTGTTCATGGTGGTTTATCTCCTGATATCAAAACACTGGATCAAATTCGAACCATTGAACGGAATCAGGAAATTCCCCATAAAGGAGCATTTTGTGATCTGGTTTGGTCAGATCCTGAAGATGTGGATACTTGGGCAATCAGTCCCCGAGGAGCAGGTTGGCTTTTTGGCGCAAAAGTCACAAATGAG TTTGTTCATATCAACAACCTAAAACTCATCTGCAGAGCACATCAATTAGTGCATGAAGGCTATAAATTTATGTTTGATGAGAAGCTGGTAACAGTATGGTCTGCTCCTAATTACTGCTATCGTTGTGGAAATATTGCTTCAATCATGGTCTTCAAAGATGTAAATACAAGAGAACCAAAGTTATTCCGGGCAGTTCCAGATTCAGAACGTGTTATTCCTCCCAGAACGACGACGCCGTATTTCCTTTGA